The sequence below is a genomic window from Romeriopsis navalis LEGE 11480.
CTCCCAGGCCTTGAGTTGTATAGACGATGGATGCAATGTCCGTGAAACTTTTAAGGAATTTGGGTTGTGTGTCCCCCAGCCACAATAGGGGTTCGCTATTCCAGGGATCAAAATCGATAAATTTTGTCTCAAAGTTCCAATGCGGTCGGCTGAATTTTTTGGCCCGCTCGTTGAGCATACAAGCAATGAAGCTGAAGATACTATTGCTTGTACAAACGATATCGCACTGCGTGAGGGTAAAAAAATCAATATAAAATTCGGCATCGGAATCTTTGAGCCGATCGGGCAGTTGCACGTCCAGATTTTTCATTGTCACCGGGGAAAATTTCTCAAAGTCAGCAAGGATATTTTCAGAATCATCACTGGCGATAAATAGCACCGGATCTTCTAACTCATCCCAGATCGATTCGAGCCATTCACAGTACCAGGCGGTCGGTACCACTAAAGTAAAGCCAGCGCGTGGCTCAATGAGATAATCGCCACGTCGGATATGCAGTCCGACAATTGTTTTGCCTTGGGCACGCAGTCGCTCTAGTCCAGGCTCTAATGCCGCTTTTAGATCCTCCATCGGCTGGAAGAGGCGACGAAAACATGCCTGATGCGGTTGAAAGTAGCGGCTATGGAGTTGAAAAAATCCATATAGATCATAATTCTGGATGCCAGTATCCATCGTTGTGGCATCTACTTGGATACTGGGGGCATCGGCGAGATGTTCGAGATAGGGAATCAGTTCTGGCACAATATCGAACAGTGTTGCCTGATTCGGTTTGATTTCGATCGCTGGCGGCAAGCGTTGGGTGATCGGTGCATCTTGATGCCCAAATAGACTTTGGCCGATCCAAGGTGGGCATTCGACTCTAGCATCACTGGCCTCAGAACAAATTCGCAAAAAAGCATATTGAAATAGTTGATTGCCAAATCGACCGAATTTACCAAGCGAAGACATACTAAGCACTGGCGCGGTGTCATGATTGGCATCAACTCCGGCATCGTTTTGCTTGAAAATACCAAACACTTCAGCCCGCCTGCCCACTTCACTCTTAGTGCCGTATTTTATATTCTTGTCGGAGTTATTCATGATAATTCCCTGTCTAGATTCGACTCTATGGCATGTGACCTTAAAATTTCTGGACGAAGCATCAATTAGATGGACTGTTGGGACACAAACCATTCATAAACGGACATGCTTTTCTTTCATATCATCCTATGGGCGATGCAAGCTGTTCAAACTGCTGCCAACACATATACATTGCCCGTGGCACATGAAAACAGCCCTTCCACTTGCCGCCCTTGAGATTGAGTAAGACATCGCTGCGTCGATCGAGATACCCAAACCATTCCCCATTTGCTGGATCAGAAAAATGCGACCAGGAATATTCATGCACTTTCTGATACCATTCCCAGCACTCGGAACGCCCTGTGAACCGATAGCCCATCGACAATGCCACCAAAGTTTCTAAATGTACCCACCAGAGTTTTTGGTTCCACTCTAGCTGGTGGGGTGGATGGCCATCGGCATCCATAAAGTAATAAATTCCGCCAAACTCCTCATCCCAGGCGAATTTCAAAATATTCAATACAACATCAACAGCTTGATTCACTAAGCCCATGTCCTGCCGCCGCTGTCCGATATCCATCATGAACCACATTGCTTCAATTCCATGCCCCGGATTCAGCAATCGTCCATCAAAGCAATCTAAATGCCCACCGTCGGGTGTGACATTTTCGTACATTAATCCCCGATCGGCATCATAGAAATCATTCATGACTTCCTGAACTGTTGCTGATAAGATTTCTTCTAGCGTTGACTCATCCAGTAGCCAAGCCATTTCTAAAGTTAGATTCGCGAGGATCATCGGAATCGCCAACGACTTCATCACCCGCGTTCCGGGATAAGCCTTCGTATATTTTCCCTTTGGATTATCTTTACGCCGCAGATAGTTATGATAGGCCTGAAGTGCCACATCCTTGGCCCAATCCTGCCCTGAAGCTAGCGCATACTGACTAAACGCCATTGCCGCAAAGCAATCGGAGAAAATATTATAGGGCTGCACTAGCGGCTGCCCCTCCTGGTTAATCGCAAAATACCAATTCCCCTCGGCATCGCGCCCATGCTCTGCCAGAAACTTTGCGCCATGTTCGGCAACGGCCAGCCAGTTCTCACGCTTCTCCAAGTGATTGCACAATACCGAAAACATCCACACCTCGCGGTTCTGGAGCCAGATGAATTTATCAGTGTCATAGACTTGGCCAGTACGATCAATACAGGTAAAGTAACCGCCGTATTCTTGGTCGATCGAATACCGCTCCCAAAACGGCAAAACATCATCGAGTAGTGCCGTTTTATATTGCTGTGCAAGCTGGGCAAAATCGTAGTTCATGGGAGAGATTAATCTAGAGGAGATTGATGCGAGTCGCATTTTGTGATCCCCCCTAAAGCCCCCTTCAAAAGGAAGACTTTGAAAACTTCTTCTACTTCCCCCCCTTTTTCAGGGGGGCTAGGGGGGATCACCCACATTGCCATAAAAGATTCAGACAAAAAGTCCTCAACCCAGCTTAAGCCGTTTCCGCCCCACCCTCATCGCCACTCGGATGAAAATATTCATAAATCTGCTCCGCCATCTTCG
It includes:
- a CDS encoding alpha-1,2-fucosyltransferase — translated: MNNSDKNIKYGTKSEVGRRAEVFGIFKQNDAGVDANHDTAPVLSMSSLGKFGRFGNQLFQYAFLRICSEASDARVECPPWIGQSLFGHQDAPITQRLPPAIEIKPNQATLFDIVPELIPYLEHLADAPSIQVDATTMDTGIQNYDLYGFFQLHSRYFQPHQACFRRLFQPMEDLKAALEPGLERLRAQGKTIVGLHIRRGDYLIEPRAGFTLVVPTAWYCEWLESIWDELEDPVLFIASDDSENILADFEKFSPVTMKNLDVQLPDRLKDSDAEFYIDFFTLTQCDIVCTSNSIFSFIACMLNERAKKFSRPHWNFETKFIDFDPWNSEPLLWLGDTQPKFLKSFTDIASIVYTTQGLGAALKAIFIYKPKSQIKQLLTRLYLGYQAQKVAGLIKSLLYTLGWSRAWDK
- a CDS encoding AGE family epimerase/isomerase translates to MNYDFAQLAQQYKTALLDDVLPFWERYSIDQEYGGYFTCIDRTGQVYDTDKFIWLQNREVWMFSVLCNHLEKRENWLAVAEHGAKFLAEHGRDAEGNWYFAINQEGQPLVQPYNIFSDCFAAMAFSQYALASGQDWAKDVALQAYHNYLRRKDNPKGKYTKAYPGTRVMKSLAIPMILANLTLEMAWLLDESTLEEILSATVQEVMNDFYDADRGLMYENVTPDGGHLDCFDGRLLNPGHGIEAMWFMMDIGQRRQDMGLVNQAVDVVLNILKFAWDEEFGGIYYFMDADGHPPHQLEWNQKLWWVHLETLVALSMGYRFTGRSECWEWYQKVHEYSWSHFSDPANGEWFGYLDRRSDVLLNLKGGKWKGCFHVPRAMYMCWQQFEQLASPIG